From one Gammaproteobacteria bacterium genomic stretch:
- the hisA gene encoding 1-(5-phosphoribosyl)-5-[(5-phosphoribosylamino)methylideneamino]imidazole-4-carboxamide isomerase, with protein sequence MLLIPAIDLKDGKCVRLRQGRMEDDTVFSDDPVAMARQWVDAGARRLHLVDLNGAFAGKPVNGDVVAQIVKACPDTPVQVGGGIRDEDTIQSYLDLGVQYCIIGTKAVNAPHFVSDICLNFPGHIIVGLDAKDGKVAIDGWSKLSRHDVIDMAQKFEQDGVEAIIYTDISRDGMMTGVNTESTVKLAQSIHIPVIASGGITNLDDVRALCAVADEGILGAITGRAIYEGSLDFAAGQALADELCAGKD encoded by the coding sequence ATGTTATTAATCCCCGCCATTGACCTGAAGGATGGCAAATGTGTGCGTTTGCGTCAGGGGAGAATGGAAGACGACACGGTGTTTTCGGACGATCCGGTAGCGATGGCCAGGCAGTGGGTGGATGCGGGGGCCAGACGTTTGCATCTAGTGGATCTGAACGGGGCTTTTGCCGGTAAGCCGGTCAATGGGGATGTGGTAGCTCAGATCGTCAAAGCCTGTCCTGACACACCGGTGCAGGTCGGCGGCGGTATCCGCGATGAAGATACGATTCAATCCTATCTGGATCTGGGAGTGCAGTATTGTATTATCGGTACGAAAGCGGTTAATGCTCCGCACTTCGTTTCCGACATTTGTCTCAATTTTCCAGGGCACATTATCGTGGGACTGGACGCTAAAGATGGCAAAGTGGCTATCGACGGCTGGTCCAAGTTGTCTCGTCACGATGTGATTGATATGGCTCAAAAGTTTGAACAGGACGGCGTGGAAGCCATCATCTACACGGACATTAGCCGCGACGGCATGATGACCGGCGTGAATACCGAATCCACCGTTAAGCTGGCGCAGTCCATACATATCCCGGTTATCGCCTCTGGAGGGATTACCAATCTGGACGATGTGCGCGCTTTATGCGCTGTGGCGGATGAGGGCATATTGGGTGCTATAACCGGCCGTGCTATCTATGAAGGGTCTTTAGATTTCGCTGCGGGCCAGGCATTGGCGGATGAACTGTGTGCAGGAAAAGATTAG
- the hisF gene encoding imidazole glycerol phosphate synthase subunit HisF, which produces MGLAKRIIPCLDVDNGRVVKGVQFVDIRDAGDPVEIAKRYDEQGADELTFLDITASSDQRETMVHVVEEVAGQVFIPLTVGGGIREPADIRRMLVAGADKVAINTAAVFNPEFVKVAAQKFGSQCIVVAIDAKRVSAEGEASRWEIFTHGGRKGTGIDAVQWAEKMVAYGAGEILLTSMDRDGTKVGFDLELTRAISDAVSVPVIASGGVGTLDHLVDGIKQGHADAVLAASIFHFGEHTVGEAKQAMAAQGIEVRL; this is translated from the coding sequence ATGGGGTTAGCAAAACGAATCATTCCCTGTCTGGATGTGGACAACGGCCGTGTGGTGAAGGGTGTTCAATTTGTCGATATTCGCGATGCCGGTGACCCGGTAGAGATTGCCAAACGCTATGATGAGCAAGGTGCGGATGAACTGACTTTTTTGGATATTACCGCAAGTTCCGATCAGCGTGAAACCATGGTACATGTAGTGGAAGAGGTCGCAGGGCAAGTGTTTATTCCACTCACGGTTGGCGGTGGTATACGGGAACCGGCTGATATTCGGCGTATGTTGGTTGCCGGTGCCGATAAAGTGGCTATCAACACAGCTGCAGTATTCAATCCTGAGTTTGTGAAAGTTGCGGCTCAAAAATTCGGTTCCCAATGTATCGTTGTGGCTATCGACGCAAAACGGGTTTCGGCAGAAGGTGAAGCATCGCGCTGGGAGATATTTACTCACGGAGGCCGCAAAGGCACGGGTATAGACGCAGTACAATGGGCGGAGAAAATGGTGGCTTATGGAGCGGGTGAAATTTTGTTGACCAGCATGGACCGGGATGGCACCAAAGTCGGTTTTGATCTGGAACTGACCAGAGCCATCAGTGACGCAGTTTCGGTACCGGTAATTGCGTCCGGTGGAGTGGGAACCTTGGACCATTTGGTGGACGGCATTAAGCAAGGACATGCTGACGCAGTGTTGGCAGCCAGTATTTTTCATTTTGGCGAACATACCGTGGGGGAGGCCAAGCAAGCTATGGCGGCCCAGGGCATTGAAGTGCGTTTGTAG
- the hisC gene encoding histidinol-phosphate transaminase has product MDSQEKVLRWIRPSIRALSAYHVPPAQDLIKLDAMENPYVWPEEMKQQWLQRMQGACLNRYPDPSAQGLKTQVRHAFQVPEGMDIMLGNGSDELIQTLCLAAGGQGRKLVSVEPGFVMYRIIATIAAMEYVPVDLKENFELDLPRFLVAVQQHDPALIFIAYPNNPTGNRFDEAAILQIIEASNGLVVVDEAYFAFCGHSFMRHLQGYPNLLVMGTVSKLGLAGLRLGFLAGNPVCMQELEKIRLPYNINALTQLSAEFALEHKSVLDGQTQQIVRDREQLFKQLQSMDGIECFPSSANFLLFRTQQAEAQQVFERLLDRGVLIKNLSAAGPLLSQCLRVTVGTEAENQQFISALQASL; this is encoded by the coding sequence ATGGATTCCCAGGAAAAAGTTTTACGCTGGATCCGCCCTTCGATTCGGGCTCTCAGCGCTTACCATGTGCCGCCCGCGCAAGACCTGATTAAGCTGGATGCTATGGAGAATCCCTATGTGTGGCCGGAGGAAATGAAGCAACAATGGCTGCAACGGATGCAGGGGGCTTGTCTTAACCGCTATCCGGATCCGTCTGCACAAGGTTTAAAAACACAGGTGCGGCATGCTTTCCAGGTCCCGGAGGGGATGGATATCATGTTGGGTAATGGATCTGATGAACTGATCCAAACTCTGTGTCTGGCTGCGGGTGGGCAGGGTCGTAAGCTGGTTTCTGTTGAACCCGGATTTGTGATGTACCGAATCATTGCCACTATTGCTGCAATGGAGTACGTGCCGGTAGATTTGAAGGAAAATTTCGAATTGGATTTACCGCGATTTTTAGTTGCAGTGCAGCAGCATGACCCGGCGCTTATTTTCATTGCCTATCCCAATAACCCCACCGGTAATCGGTTCGATGAAGCTGCTATTTTGCAGATTATTGAAGCCAGTAATGGTTTGGTGGTGGTTGATGAAGCTTACTTCGCTTTCTGCGGTCACAGCTTTATGCGTCATCTGCAGGGATACCCCAATTTACTGGTTATGGGGACTGTATCCAAGCTGGGTCTGGCGGGTTTGCGTTTGGGATTCCTGGCTGGAAACCCGGTTTGCATGCAGGAACTGGAAAAAATTCGTTTACCTTATAATATTAATGCTCTGACCCAGCTCAGTGCGGAGTTCGCGCTGGAACATAAATCGGTTCTGGACGGCCAGACCCAACAAATTGTGCGGGACCGAGAGCAGCTGTTTAAACAACTACAGAGTATGGACGGTATAGAGTGTTTTCCCAGCTCCGCCAATTTCCTGTTATTTCGTACCCAACAGGCCGAGGCGCAGCAGGTATTTGAACGACTATTGGATCGCGGCGTGTTGATCAAAAATTTGTCCGCAGCAGGGCCATTATTGAGCCAATGTCTGCGGGTGACTGTGGGGACAGAAGCGGAAAACCAGCAGTTCATATCTGCCTTACAGGCGAGCTTGTAG
- a CDS encoding phosphoribosyl-ATP diphosphatase, protein MSDILKQLAQVLEQRKQAPADSSYVAGLYAKGLDSILKKVGEECAETIVAAKNGDPQQIIYETADLWFHTLVMLAQAGLGPDHVLKELDRRFGLSGLDEKAAREKK, encoded by the coding sequence ATGAGCGACATACTGAAACAATTGGCCCAAGTGCTGGAACAACGTAAACAGGCTCCGGCGGACAGCTCCTACGTGGCAGGTTTGTACGCTAAAGGTCTGGATAGTATTTTAAAAAAAGTCGGGGAAGAGTGCGCTGAGACGATTGTCGCGGCTAAAAATGGTGACCCGCAGCAGATTATCTACGAAACTGCGGATTTATGGTTTCATACCCTGGTGATGTTGGCCCAGGCGGGATTAGGGCCGGATCATGTATTGAAAGAATTGGACCGGCGGTTCGGTTTGTCCGGTTTGGATGAAAAGGCTGCCCGGGAGAAAAAATGA
- the hisD gene encoding histidinol dehydrogenase, with protein MNIQRLNTQDGEFWRNLEELLAWDVVSDDEVNLTVLDILREVRNRGDDALLEYTNKFDRTDAKSMADMEISHKRLQQALDAIPENQRQALMLSKERVRVYHEKQVQGDWQFEEPNGTVLGQKVTPLDRVGLYVPGGKAAYPSSVIMNAVPAKVAGVSELIMVVPTPLGEVNELVLAAAAICEVDRVFAIGGAQAIGALTYGTSSVPKVDKIVGPGNIYVATAKRMVFGHVGIDMIAGPSEILVICDGKTDPDWIVMDLFSQAEHDEDAQAILVCPDQDFLDEVDARIKKHLQTMERVDIMQVSLGDRGALIKVKDMTEAVKVANFIAPEHLELSVEDPQALLPEIRHAGAIFMGRYTAEALGDYCAGPNHVLPTSRTARFSSPLGVYDFQKRSSIIMCSPQGASELGKTASILARGEGLTAHARSAEYRIQPDSDKT; from the coding sequence ATGAATATTCAAAGACTTAATACCCAGGACGGAGAGTTTTGGCGGAACCTGGAAGAGCTGTTAGCTTGGGACGTGGTCTCTGATGATGAAGTAAACTTAACGGTGCTGGATATATTGCGCGAGGTGCGAAATCGTGGTGATGACGCTTTGTTGGAGTATACCAACAAGTTTGATCGCACCGATGCGAAAAGCATGGCAGACATGGAAATTTCGCACAAGCGCTTACAGCAGGCTCTGGACGCCATTCCAGAGAATCAGCGCCAAGCCTTAATGCTGTCCAAAGAGCGTGTGCGCGTGTATCACGAAAAGCAAGTACAGGGCGATTGGCAGTTTGAAGAGCCCAATGGTACGGTGCTGGGTCAAAAAGTAACTCCGCTGGATCGAGTTGGGCTTTATGTTCCGGGTGGCAAGGCGGCTTATCCCTCGTCAGTGATAATGAATGCGGTACCGGCTAAAGTGGCCGGCGTTTCCGAGCTGATCATGGTGGTACCCACACCCTTGGGAGAAGTGAACGAATTGGTGTTGGCTGCGGCTGCCATTTGTGAAGTGGACCGGGTATTTGCGATCGGTGGAGCCCAGGCTATCGGCGCATTGACCTACGGTACCAGTTCTGTCCCTAAGGTGGATAAAATCGTGGGGCCGGGCAATATATATGTGGCTACTGCGAAACGCATGGTTTTCGGCCATGTTGGCATCGATATGATAGCCGGGCCGTCTGAAATATTGGTGATTTGCGACGGAAAAACCGATCCGGATTGGATTGTGATGGACTTGTTTTCTCAGGCTGAACATGATGAAGATGCGCAGGCCATCTTGGTGTGTCCGGATCAGGACTTTTTGGATGAAGTGGATGCCCGTATCAAGAAGCACCTGCAAACGATGGAGCGTGTGGATATCATGCAGGTCTCACTGGGAGACCGGGGCGCCTTAATTAAAGTCAAAGACATGACGGAAGCGGTGAAAGTGGCCAATTTTATTGCTCCCGAGCATTTGGAGTTGTCGGTTGAAGACCCGCAGGCCCTGCTTCCGGAGATTCGTCACGCCGGCGCCATTTTCATGGGGCGTTATACAGCGGAAGCGCTGGGTGATTATTGTGCCGGACCCAACCATGTGTTGCCCACATCAAGAACAGCGCGATTTTCTTCTCCCTTGGGAGTTTACGATTTTCAGAAGCGCTCCAGCATCATTATGTGTTCGCCTCAGGGCGCATCGGAGCTGGGCAAAACCGCCTCCATATTGGCTCGAGGAGAGGGTTTGACCGCGCACGCGCGATCCGCTGAATACCGAATTCAGCCTGATTCCGACAAAACTTAA
- the tatC gene encoding twin-arginine translocase subunit TatC, translating to MTTQQFPPPLEQPFVAHLVELRDRLLRIVVAVLLVFLALFAFANELYTFVAEPLMRHMPEGTSMIATEVASPFLTPFKLTLVASIFICIPFILYQGWAFIAPGLYQNERRLVMPLLVSSTFLFYLGMAFAYFVVFPLVFGFLTGIVPTGVEMMTDISRYLDFVLKMFFAFGFAFEVPIATILVIWTGLATAQSLAQKRPYIIVAAFVIGMLLTPPDVISQTLLALPMWILFELGLIMSRLYTKPQQESDDTVAAAVAGNAMTTPNVDDLSENLVVDESATDDADNEEYRELSDEEMDAELDRIEAEDDAWDDEPAEEPHQEYEPLPENMADADADADKNTETDKNTDKNGDGTDAPKTN from the coding sequence ATGACTACACAGCAGTTTCCGCCACCATTGGAGCAACCTTTTGTGGCTCATTTAGTTGAGCTGCGGGACCGTTTATTGCGCATTGTTGTGGCGGTATTGCTCGTGTTTTTAGCCTTATTTGCCTTCGCTAATGAGTTGTACACATTTGTCGCGGAACCGCTAATGCGACATATGCCGGAAGGCACAAGTATGATTGCGACAGAAGTGGCGTCACCGTTTTTAACGCCATTCAAATTGACCTTGGTGGCGTCCATATTTATTTGTATTCCTTTTATTTTGTATCAGGGGTGGGCCTTTATCGCTCCCGGTTTGTACCAAAATGAGCGGCGCTTGGTCATGCCTCTCTTGGTGTCCAGCACGTTTCTGTTTTACCTGGGGATGGCTTTTGCGTACTTTGTAGTGTTCCCGCTAGTGTTTGGTTTTTTAACAGGAATAGTGCCCACCGGTGTGGAAATGATGACAGATATTAGTCGGTATCTGGATTTCGTGTTGAAAATGTTTTTTGCTTTTGGGTTTGCTTTTGAGGTACCCATTGCCACCATATTGGTTATTTGGACCGGTCTGGCCACAGCCCAAAGCCTGGCCCAAAAGCGCCCCTATATTATTGTGGCCGCTTTTGTAATCGGTATGTTGCTGACACCGCCGGATGTCATTTCGCAAACTCTGTTGGCCTTGCCGATGTGGATATTGTTTGAGTTAGGGCTGATAATGTCGCGGTTGTATACCAAGCCGCAGCAGGAATCCGATGATACTGTAGCGGCCGCGGTTGCTGGAAATGCCATGACAACTCCGAATGTTGATGATCTTTCTGAAAATCTTGTGGTGGACGAATCTGCCACGGACGATGCCGATAACGAAGAATATCGTGAATTATCGGATGAGGAAATGGATGCGGAGTTAGATCGAATTGAGGCCGAAGACGACGCCTGGGATGATGAGCCGGCCGAGGAACCGCACCAAGAGTATGAGCCGCTTCCTGAGAATATGGCGGACGCAGACGCAGACGCAGACAAAAACACAGAAACAGACAAAAACACAGATAAAAACGGGGACGGCACCGACGCCCCTAAAACCAATTGA
- a CDS encoding ATP-grasp domain-containing protein: MNDPTVPGRLLLIAPPNSYRTAAYIEAAKRRRIPIEIASEGEHSLIAEIASGLHIQFDDVPASLEKILKSHEQHHFSGVVATDDFTVEMAAKIAQQLQLPHNPPQSARIARRKDLARQILKQHDLPVPQFKKISLIQPLIEQIIDFPLPAVIKPLGMSASRGVIRVNDRDSFLQACEILQRILRHEHDEELRHTALLEQYIDGAEVAVEGLLHHGCLIPLAIFDKPEPLTGPYFEESYYVTPSRLPQSMQTHILKRVQQACSAYGLVTGPVHAELRLFDDEAWILELAARTIGGECARLLEYGTGHSLEELVISYATATPLDIKPMEHSVGVLMIPTPKPGILRRVEGVLAAQNTPLIQEVIISVREGHELNCLPDAASYLGFIFARGENPAVVEQALRQAHAQLKVVVDPLWKITGSTR; encoded by the coding sequence TTGAATGATCCGACTGTACCGGGGCGATTACTGTTAATCGCCCCACCCAATAGCTACCGCACAGCAGCCTACATAGAAGCCGCAAAACGTCGCCGTATCCCCATCGAAATTGCTTCGGAAGGAGAACACTCCTTAATCGCCGAAATTGCATCCGGCCTACATATCCAATTCGATGACGTTCCCGCCAGTCTGGAAAAAATACTGAAGTCTCATGAACAACATCATTTTAGCGGGGTTGTGGCCACGGATGACTTTACGGTGGAAATGGCAGCTAAAATAGCACAGCAACTGCAACTGCCGCATAACCCACCCCAATCCGCCCGCATTGCCCGACGCAAGGATCTGGCCCGGCAAATCCTGAAACAACACGATCTACCGGTACCCCAGTTTAAAAAAATCTCCCTGATTCAGCCACTCATTGAGCAAATCATCGATTTTCCCTTGCCGGCCGTGATTAAACCATTGGGCATGTCCGCCAGCCGCGGGGTCATACGAGTCAATGATAGAGACAGTTTTTTACAAGCCTGTGAGATCCTACAGCGCATTTTGCGCCACGAACACGACGAAGAGCTCCGCCATACCGCCCTGTTGGAACAATACATTGATGGCGCGGAAGTGGCGGTAGAAGGCTTGCTGCATCACGGTTGCCTCATACCCCTGGCCATTTTCGACAAACCCGAACCGCTTACAGGGCCGTATTTTGAGGAAAGCTATTATGTCACCCCCTCACGCCTGCCCCAGTCGATGCAAACACATATACTGAAACGGGTACAACAAGCCTGCAGTGCCTATGGCTTGGTGACCGGTCCCGTGCACGCCGAATTGCGACTATTCGATGACGAAGCCTGGATCCTCGAACTCGCAGCCCGTACCATTGGAGGAGAATGTGCCCGTTTATTGGAATACGGCACCGGGCACAGCCTGGAAGAATTGGTGATCAGCTACGCCACGGCAACCCCCTTGGACATAAAGCCTATGGAGCACAGTGTAGGTGTTTTAATGATTCCTACGCCTAAGCCCGGCATTTTACGGCGTGTGGAAGGCGTTCTGGCCGCGCAAAACACGCCACTCATTCAAGAAGTTATTATTTCCGTTCGCGAAGGCCATGAATTGAACTGCTTACCGGATGCTGCCAGCTACTTGGGTTTCATTTTTGCTCGGGGCGAAAACCCGGCGGTCGTTGAGCAAGCCTTACGGCAAGCTCACGCCCAACTCAAAGTGGTTGTTGACCCTTTGTGGAAAATAACCGGCTCAACACGGTAG
- a CDS encoding oxidative damage protection protein — protein sequence MTRLVQCVVLKAEAEGLDRPPHPGELGQRIFDNVSKEGWKKWLERLTIIINENGLSSADEGNLQLIEEHMRGFLFEEGEFGGLPAGFQPAGRAGGGKK from the coding sequence ATGACTAGATTAGTCCAATGCGTGGTATTGAAAGCTGAGGCTGAAGGCCTGGATCGTCCGCCACACCCCGGAGAGCTGGGGCAGCGGATTTTTGACAACGTTTCCAAAGAAGGTTGGAAAAAATGGCTGGAACGACTCACCATTATCATTAATGAAAATGGACTGAGTTCCGCCGATGAAGGCAATTTGCAGCTCATCGAGGAACATATGCGTGGGTTTTTATTTGAGGAAGGTGAATTCGGAGGATTGCCCGCCGGGTTTCAACCCGCTGGTCGGGCGGGCGGCGGTAAAAAATAA
- the hisH gene encoding imidazole glycerol phosphate synthase subunit HisH, with product MSKIAVIDYGMGNLHSVAKALEHVTHTPIVVTADSKEILAADRVVLPGVGAMRDCMGEIRRLELDQVILRCAREKPFLGVCVGMQALLQHSTENDGVECLGIFDGTVQAFGADLQDPLSGEKLKVPHMGWNQVHQAVSHFMWRNIPQDARFYFVHSYFAQPATPEPIAGSSVYGFAFAAALARDNIFAVQFHPEKSQHDGLALYANFVEWDGQS from the coding sequence ATGAGTAAAATAGCCGTTATTGATTATGGCATGGGGAATCTCCATTCTGTTGCCAAAGCGCTGGAACATGTGACCCATACTCCCATAGTGGTTACTGCAGACAGTAAAGAAATCCTCGCAGCGGACCGTGTGGTGTTACCGGGTGTAGGTGCTATGCGTGATTGCATGGGGGAGATTCGACGCTTGGAATTAGACCAAGTCATTCTTCGTTGTGCTCGTGAAAAACCTTTCCTGGGGGTTTGTGTGGGTATGCAGGCACTGCTGCAGCACAGCACAGAAAACGACGGTGTGGAATGCCTGGGGATTTTTGACGGCACTGTGCAAGCTTTTGGGGCGGACTTGCAGGACCCGTTGAGCGGTGAGAAGTTAAAAGTACCTCACATGGGCTGGAATCAGGTACATCAGGCAGTCTCTCATTTTATGTGGCGAAATATTCCTCAGGATGCCCGGTTTTACTTTGTGCACAGCTATTTTGCACAACCTGCTACTCCCGAGCCTATCGCCGGGTCCAGTGTTTACGGTTTTGCGTTTGCTGCTGCCTTAGCTCGGGATAATATATTTGCGGTGCAGTTTCACCCGGAAAAAAGTCAGCATGACGGTTTGGCCTTATATGCTAATTTTGTGGAATGGGATGGGCAAAGTTAA
- the hisG gene encoding ATP phosphoribosyltransferase has protein sequence MNESLIIALSKGRIFKETLPLLAQADIHPVDDPESSRKLILDTNQDNVKLLIVRASDVPTYVQYGAADVGVAGKDVLLEHGAEGLYEPVDLNIACCKLMVAGRCGEAQLSDHGARLRVATKYVHSTQRYFASKGQQVEIIKLYGSMELAPLVGLADLIVDVVDTGNTLRANGLEPFEHILDISSRLVVNVASMKMKHTMVKSFIDKIAAAVTAAR, from the coding sequence ATGAATGAATCATTGATTATCGCCTTATCCAAAGGCCGTATTTTTAAGGAAACTTTACCCTTGTTGGCGCAAGCGGATATCCATCCCGTGGACGATCCGGAGAGTAGTCGCAAATTAATTCTGGATACCAATCAGGATAATGTGAAGTTGTTAATTGTTCGGGCTTCCGATGTGCCCACTTATGTGCAGTATGGTGCGGCAGATGTGGGGGTGGCGGGTAAAGACGTGTTACTGGAGCATGGGGCGGAAGGCTTGTATGAGCCGGTGGATTTAAATATTGCCTGTTGCAAATTGATGGTGGCAGGGCGCTGTGGAGAAGCTCAGCTGTCGGATCACGGGGCGCGCTTGCGAGTGGCTACCAAGTATGTTCACAGTACTCAGCGCTACTTTGCCTCTAAAGGGCAACAAGTGGAAATCATCAAACTGTACGGTTCTATGGAACTGGCGCCCCTGGTGGGGCTGGCGGATTTGATTGTCGATGTGGTGGACACCGGTAATACCCTGAGGGCCAATGGCCTGGAGCCATTTGAGCACATTTTGGATATTAGTTCTCGATTAGTGGTGAACGTAGCTTCAATGAAAATGAAGCACACTATGGTAAAGTCCTTTATAGATAAAATAGCAGCGGCGGTTACGGCGGCGCGTTAG
- the tatB gene encoding Sec-independent protein translocase protein TatB — MFDVGFWELALIAVVALVVIGPEKLPTVARTAGYWIGRAKRFVADVQDDIRREVDKSEELKRLLEEQSKVKELHEIIENTVDETRKSVSVNAQLPPHKPEPMPSASVAEDGAKPNSIESKP; from the coding sequence ATGTTTGATGTCGGTTTTTGGGAGCTGGCGCTTATCGCGGTAGTCGCTCTGGTAGTCATTGGCCCGGAGAAGCTACCCACGGTGGCCCGTACCGCGGGTTATTGGATTGGTCGGGCTAAACGTTTTGTGGCTGATGTGCAGGATGATATCCGCCGTGAAGTGGATAAGTCCGAGGAACTCAAGCGTCTTTTGGAAGAGCAATCCAAAGTGAAAGAGCTGCATGAAATCATCGAAAATACCGTGGACGAGACCCGGAAAAGTGTTTCCGTTAATGCCCAGCTACCGCCTCATAAGCCGGAGCCCATGCCGTCCGCTTCGGTTGCTGAGGATGGCGCCAAGCCAAATAGCATTGAATCCAAACCATAA
- the hisI gene encoding phosphoribosyl-AMP cyclohydrolase — MSKTAWLEEIKWAEDGLLPVIAQDHHSGKVLMFAWMNRESLQLSIAEGRAIYWSRSRGRLWRKGEESGHVQLIKDVRLDCDNDVLLLSVEQLGEIACHTGRQSCFYKQLQDGQWQSVEPVLKDPAQIYK; from the coding sequence ATGTCGAAAACGGCTTGGTTGGAAGAAATAAAGTGGGCTGAGGACGGCCTGTTGCCCGTGATTGCCCAGGATCATCACAGCGGCAAAGTTCTCATGTTTGCCTGGATGAATCGAGAGTCTTTGCAGCTCAGTATCGCTGAGGGACGAGCCATCTATTGGTCTCGTTCCCGTGGGCGCCTATGGCGCAAAGGTGAGGAATCGGGACATGTGCAGCTCATCAAAGACGTGCGTCTGGATTGTGATAATGACGTTTTGTTATTGAGTGTGGAGCAGTTGGGCGAGATCGCTTGTCACACCGGGCGCCAAAGTTGCTTTTATAAACAGCTGCAAGATGGGCAATGGCAAAGCGTGGAGCCAGTGTTAAAAGACCCGGCGCAAATTTACAAGTAA
- a CDS encoding histidine triad nucleotide-binding protein codes for MSDCLFCNIVAGTIPSDIVFEDEQLIVFKDIYPKADVHLLVIPRIHIGSLNDLEQEHDPLVAHMLRVLPRVAREQGLESGFRTVINTGPAGGQEVYHLHFHLLGGQAMSFG; via the coding sequence ATGAGCGATTGCCTGTTTTGCAACATTGTTGCCGGAACCATTCCCTCGGATATTGTATTTGAAGACGAGCAACTTATCGTTTTTAAAGATATTTATCCCAAGGCTGATGTACATTTGTTGGTGATCCCGCGGATTCATATCGGCAGCCTCAATGATCTGGAACAGGAGCACGATCCGCTGGTTGCGCATATGTTGCGTGTGTTGCCTCGTGTGGCTCGGGAGCAGGGGTTGGAGAGTGGCTTTCGTACGGTCATCAACACCGGCCCCGCCGGCGGCCAGGAAGTGTATCATTTGCACTTCCATTTGCTGGGCGGTCAAGCCATGTCATTTGGTTGA
- the hisB gene encoding imidazoleglycerol-phosphate dehydratase HisB yields MANKSDNRVERKASVERATLETQIKVELNLDGKGEARLKTGVPFLEHMLDQVARHGMIDLEIEAKGDLHIDAHHTVEDIGITLGQAFAQAVGDKKGIRRYGHAYVPLDEALSRVVIDFSGRPGLEHRVAYPRAAIGTFDVDLFHEFFQGFVNHAKVTLHIDNIRGDNAHHIAETVFKAMGRAVRMALELDERMGGIMPSTKGSL; encoded by the coding sequence GTGGCAAACAAGAGTGACAACCGGGTTGAACGTAAAGCGTCAGTAGAACGTGCGACTTTGGAAACCCAAATTAAGGTTGAACTGAACTTAGATGGCAAAGGCGAGGCGCGCTTAAAAACCGGTGTACCCTTTCTGGAGCACATGCTGGATCAGGTCGCTCGTCATGGAATGATCGATTTGGAGATTGAAGCCAAGGGCGATCTGCATATTGATGCCCACCACACGGTGGAGGATATTGGTATTACCCTGGGACAGGCTTTTGCGCAAGCTGTGGGCGATAAAAAAGGCATTCGGCGTTACGGTCATGCCTATGTGCCCCTGGATGAGGCTTTATCCCGTGTGGTGATCGACTTCTCCGGCAGGCCGGGTTTGGAGCACCGCGTGGCTTATCCCCGTGCGGCTATTGGTACCTTTGATGTGGATTTGTTTCACGAGTTTTTTCAGGGTTTTGTGAATCACGCCAAGGTGACTTTACATATTGATAATATTCGTGGCGACAATGCTCACCACATTGCGGAAACCGTATTTAAGGCCATGGGTCGCGCTGTGCGGATGGCGTTGGAGCTGGATGAACGCATGGGTGGGATAATGCCTTCCACAAAAGGTAGTCTCTAG
- the tatA gene encoding twin-arginine translocase TatA/TatE family subunit, which produces MGISIWQLLIILLIVLVLFGAKRLRNIGGDLGAAVKGFRGALKDGDEENKANPDRISAEKDGHVIEGEVTSKEKDKV; this is translated from the coding sequence ATGGGTATTAGTATTTGGCAGCTCCTTATCATTTTGTTAATCGTGCTGGTGTTGTTTGGAGCTAAACGACTGCGCAATATAGGTGGTGATTTGGGTGCTGCAGTGAAAGGCTTTCGTGGCGCCCTAAAAGACGGTGACGAGGAAAACAAAGCCAATCCAGACCGCATTTCGGCCGAAAAAGACGGTCATGTGATTGAAGGCGAAGTGACCTCTAAAGAGAAAGACAAGGTTTAG